One segment of Solanum stenotomum isolate F172 chromosome 1, ASM1918654v1, whole genome shotgun sequence DNA contains the following:
- the LOC125858898 gene encoding putative F-box protein At1g49610: MEIQSPMKLKRLVVIGRHKKDRISDLPDAILLHILSMVPDGKQVVRTSVLGKRWRSLWMSVPMSIDFNFPQTENLVVTLDYLSSTLTELHYCKSCDKIPRFTIGGFRYEHCYAKYVDLWVSFATKVAKVEEFLLGLLSINDQTYDFPSYAFKNSLLKDLELRNCQLNPRTTVDWTNLSSLKIGYIDLTDDAMEKILSGSPNLKSLELDNFSGLQRLEINSVKLTQVMIESYYNDNDEIWLEIVAPHLQHLEVLELCSEIRIGQRNVPSLVTAIFRLNFNFENEEQDLEMEFSCLKELLHSVAHVQNLELGTWCIECLSILELKGWRPPPSSRKFLELNLAVIQLDFPGIYSFLQSSSDLETLIIGCWYNHNERNLLARYTDEDELSERFEKHNVKCSFSHLKTITINNFSGSSSENKFVLQLVKYLLKHAAMLKEFVIASTYQWMSPEYRKMAQKLLSFPMSSPHASVVFSDI; this comes from the exons ATGGAAATTCAGAGTCCGATGAAGCTAAAGAGATTGGTTGTGATCGGAAGGCATAAAAAAGACCGAATCAGTGATTTACCCGATGCCATCCTTCTTCACATCCTGTCTATGGTGCCGGATGGAAAACAAGTTGTGCGAACCAGCGTACTGGGTAAACGATGGAGGTCTCTTTGGATGTCTGTTCCAATGTCAATCGATTTCAACTTCCCCCAAACTGAAAATCTAGTCGTCACACTTGATTACCTGTCGTCCACACTTACAGAACTTCATTACTGTAAGTCGTGCGATAAAATCCCCAGATTTACCATTGGGGGATTTAGGTACGAACATTGTTATGCTAAGTATGTTGATTTATGGGTTAGTTTCGCTACTAAAGTTGCTAAGGTGGAAGAATTTTTGCTTGGATTGTTATCTATAAATGATCAAACTTATGACTTCCCTTCGTATGCATTTAAGAATTCGTTGCTTAAGGATTTGGAATTGAGGAATTGCCAACTTAACCCTCGTACTACTGTTGATTGGACTAATCTAAGCTCTCTTAAGATTGGGTATATTGATTTGACCGATGATGCTATGGAAAAGATATTATCTGGTTCCCCGAACTTGAAAAGCTTGGAACTAGATAATTTTTCCGGCCTACAACGTCTCGAAATTAACTCTGTCAAGTTGACACAAGTGATGATAGAATCTTATTACAATGACAATGATGAGATTTGGCTTGAAATAGTAGCTCCACATCTTCAGCATTTAGAAGTTTTGGAATTGTGCAGTGAGATACGCATTGGCCAGAGAAATGTGCCTTCACTTGTCACTGCAATCTTtcgtttaaattttaattttgagaatGAAGAACAAGACTTGGAGATGGAATTTAGCTGTTTGAAGGAACTTCTTCATAGTGTTGCCCATGTCCAGAATCTTGAATTGGGTACCTGGTGCATCGAG TGCCTGTCCATCCTAGAGTTGAAAGGGTGGCGGCCTCCACCATCAAGCCGGAAATTCTTAGAACTGAACCTAGCCGTAATACAATTGGACTTCCCTGGAATTTACAGCTTTCTACAGAGCTCATCGGATCTTGAGACATTGATCATTGGTTGTTGGTACAATCACAATGAAAGA AATCTGTTGGCAAGGTACACAGATGAGGATGAACTGAGCGAGAGGTTTGAGAAGCATAATGTTAAATGCTCATTTTCACATCTGAAGACCATCACGATCAATAACTTTTCTGGATCATCAAGTGAAAATAAGTTTGTGCTGCAATTGGTAAAATATTTGCTCAAGCATGCAGCCATGCTAAAAGAGTTTGTCATTGCTTCCACATACCAATGGATGTCTCCGGAGTATCGTAAAATGGCACAAAAGCTCTTAAGCTTTCCAATGTCCTCTCCGCACGCTTCAGTTGTCTTTTCTGACATATAA